The Gossypium raimondii isolate GPD5lz chromosome 2, ASM2569854v1, whole genome shotgun sequence genome segment atttatcattattttttaattaagaaaaaaagctatttcagaataaataaaaaacttaagtTCATTGTTAAAAAAGCTATATGTGTACATGCATGCTCTTGTATGCATTTTTGTgatatatcatatttatatatttgctATTAATGAGTGGAAATGTTTTTTTTGTGTAGTTGgagattttaatcaattttattttcgctgttaaattacaaataaattacaaaaggtagaaaatgtatttttgttatttgtatattgtttatttgtttagtcgatttttttttgaaactacaGATATGGGTTCTTTGATTAGAGAAGACAACCACGAGTACGAGTAAAGTGTCCGAAATGGCGGCGCTTTGCTATCACTTACTTGGACGCTCGCCTGATGATACTAAAGATAATTTTACaagtttgagattttcatgGTTGAAggcaaattttgaaattctcatCCCGTTGTCACAGTTCCATTGTACCCAACCACTCTCAGAAATGAGTATTCATTTCACTATGCATATCACGCTCAAGTCTGGTCAGCCTTTGCCTGAAATGGTTTGTTCTAGACTATATGTTGTGTATGTATTTCGAAAAGGCAcgttacattttcaaattaatttgtggaagtattaagaatatttaaaaaatatgttgaaacCGAAATCTACCTATGTTCACTACTTGTTTCCACCAGTTTGCATTATTGTAGTCTTGGTGGAAGTTGGCGTCGATATGTCAgatgcagtaaacggatctccacTGAACATCGGAATACCTAATCGCAACAATTAGTCCCTTCGATCTATCAGATATGATGCAAATATTGTTTTCTCTAACAACATACCTCTGCAAGTTCATCAGGAAGAATTTTCGTGATTCCATATTCTCTGACTCCACAATGGCAAACACTACTGTGAGCAAGTTTTGGTTCCTATCTTGAGCAACCGTAATATGTAGGATTTGTGCATATTTTCTGTATAGCCATATTCCATCAACCTGCACAAGtggcttgcagtggggaaaGGCCCGCACGCATGGATCGAACATCCAGAACATCTAGTGGAAAATTTTTCTTCCCAGTTGTAGTTGGTTGTTCGAGCTCTAATAAGGTCGTGTCTGTAACTCAACGACAGTCTCTAGCACGTACTCTCGCATAACGGCTATCCAACCTTGTAGTTCATTATACAACGCATCCTAATCTTTGTACAACTGCTCCATGGCCATCTATTTAACTATCTATGCTTTCCAGTATGACATTCGATACTGGAATCGTTCTTACATTTCGGCAATCAGTACCGATACAGGAATGATCGACATGTTCTTAACCATTGACATGATGCAGTTGCAGATAGTTTTCGCATCAAGTTTGCGGTGATCTTGTGTCATACGTGCAGAAGTGCATGTGTGAGgcctaaaaattttttaaatctccTACATTTGTGACCTTTGGATAAATGCAACTCGTACCTGCCAATTGTACCCTTCTATTGACCTCCAACACTCCTCAATATACAATGTCGGTTTAGACATGACAACTTTGTAGTCAATCGACATATTCATGCCATATTGCTTGATGGCAAATACGTAGTCCTCCTAGGTCACGAATTTTTGGCCCATCAACAACTCCTCATGTTCGGGATCTGTGGCTAATCGGTGAGCAAATAGTATATCGGGGTACTTAGGGAACTAAGATACATGCACCGTATTGGGATCTACGATCGACATATGGGTCCAGGATCATTGCGTATAACAATTCCTCGACTCAAGTTCCCGATTGAAGGCATGTGAACATTTTCATTATCATTCACGCCTTCATCGTCGATATCATCCAAGACCTCATCTAGATCGGGATCATTATAATCTTCAACCTCAAGATTAGAATGACCATTATTATCATATCCATCTTCACCATCCGCATCAATCTCAATCACCACTTGATGTATTTGTAAATGGGGACCCAAGATAAGGTTCTCAGACGCAGGTGGAACATTAAGATTGATGTCGAACCCACATACAAGCAACCGCCTATCAACAAACGCTCTCGAAACTTTCTTACACAGGTCCTGAACTCCATGTTCTTCATTTAGTGGAATGAAATCTTCAGCTGGCTCCATATCAGCTAACTCAGCAAACAACTGAATTGGTTCAGTGTGGCTACTCTGATTTCGGTAATAAAGtgcgaccattgtctccacttCTTCATTGTCTACAAGTTCCATCTCGATGAATTTGATGGGATTTGACGAAATTGGAAATTTGTAGATTAGTTATGAGATCCTCCTCCCATAATGTTTAACAATTTTTTGCATTGATTCTTTCTTTTATAACATCAACTGacatatttctattaaatctcattgctatttgttggcaacatttaaatatacaaccaattatttttgttaaaattactccatcgaaataaacacATACGAAAAATTGATTATCCATCTTCaatgtaaatttgtaaaatatttaaacataattaagtttctcaataattatttgaaaaataaaacaagattctactgtaaaaaaatataataaaagaattaatcaTTGTACAAGCCATACtgatcttttaacttttcttctttgttttctcctcttttaaaaaaaaaattattttcctttcttcttatCGGTTAGCTGCTACAACCATtcaataaaacacaaaaattactatAACAATTCAAGAAAATACACAAATTGCTACAATTGTTCAACTCAAATATATAATGGTCCGGTGTCGCATGACAATTCCTTCTCCTACTAGTACTGTCTGACAGCCTCCCTCCTCCTATTGGTGTCGCCTGACATGTGCCCTCCAACCCTAGTCCCACCAGTGAGTGCTCCTCCATCCTTTTTTACTCGTACAACCCATATTTTGCCAAGTATAGATGTATGATACAGGTACCGCTATACATAGCCGCTCCATCATTTAAATatgattagttttttttttgaaacaaattatggGCTAATGATGACTAAGtgattggaaaaaaaaagagtggtGCCGGCACCCATTCAGGCACATCCCCTCAGGATTGTTCAtaccattttaatatttaattatttttttgtattatagggtaaaaaagccaaaaattaatcaaaataaaaaaaaaataaaaaaggttaataTGGTCAAAGAAATGGCAACTCCGCTGAATTTTAAGCCTCGGTTTTATAAGCCAAAACACTTTGTAGTTGGTACGGCCAAAACCGGCTGCCGTTTTCGATTTGTCTGTTTTCTCTgtctccttttatttttcctgccTCCCTCCAAATACCCCGctttcccaaaaaaaaaaacaaaaaaacaaaaagcttTGAATCTTTGATCATAGACTCTGCAACTACCAAaacaaaaaggggaaaaaagaaagctaaaaacTCAACTTTAGTTGTCGTTTAATGGAAACTCTTTCCCATACGATCACCACTTCCGCTTCTGCGAAACCCCGCCTTCCTCGAAACGACAACGTTCACCGTCGTCTCCTCCGTTTCCGCCATGGATTTAGTTCCTTGAATCTCGGTACACTGAGATCGCAGAGGAGTAGTAGTGGTTTCTTCAAGGTTGAATGTAGTCAACAGAGCTCGAAAAATTGTATCGATTTTACTGATCCTGATTGGAAGTCAAAGTTCCAGCAAGATTTCGAAAGACGCTTTAATATTCCTCACATCACCGATACGTTCCCCGATGCTCATTCGTTTCCTTCCACATTCTGTCTCAGAATGAGGTAAAAAAAagttccttttttcctttttttttaaaattgtttccagctgatttttatttcttgtaagtgttctttctttcttttttttttttactcccGGGAGCgagaaaattctaaaatattgtAGTTATTTTGGAGTTAAATGAATTTGATCGCATTTatcttattaattattaatttattttgtaaagtaattatttattttgaactttgtaaagtaattatttattttgaacttaGCAAATAGAACTTaaatgatcttttttttttttgttacagaACTCCGGTAACTGAGGATTTTGCGGAAGGTTATCCGTCGGATGAGGAATGGCAtggttatattaataataacgATAGAGTGCTTCTTAAGGTAATATcttttctatatatatgtaattaaatttcaatgaTGTTTCCTTAGTATATGCCAAGTTGCTGAATTGTGATATGGAGAATTGTAATTCTTACATGAGCTTATCGTTTAGAGCTTGGAGATCATGTTCAAAATTGATAATTTCCATGTATTGAGTATCTGTTTGAAATGTGAATTCAAAATCACCTGAAATGGCTTAAATAATTTCAGGAAAGAAATTTAATTGTCTTGCTCCTTTAGAAGTAAATTCTGATTTTCTTGTCTCTCTGTTTTTATCTTTATATCTTAAATCAAGATACTGGTTAAATTGTTCGAGCTCTGCAGAAATAATCTTTCATTTGCTTCGGTTAATTGTCTGCATTTAGACTAGATTGGTCAAGATTCTGATCTTTAAATATTTCAGGTCATACATTACTCGTCTCCTACATCTGCTGGTGCGGAGTGCATTGATCCTAACTGTACTTGGGTTGAACAATGGTAAGCATAATTCTCTACTTAATTATAGGTTTCCATAGACTCATGCATTCTATTGCATTCACTACAATACTTAATAATACGTggtaaaataatgttatattgCTTTTAATATTGTTTCCCAACTTTTGTATTGATCTAGTAGATTTTGTAACTTATATGTCCACTGTCATCAGGTCTCCACATTTGTTTCCAtgttttatatttcattatcaCTGTCTTTGTTTAATGTATGAAACTTTGTAGTTCATTTGGCAGTTATGATATTATGTAACATTACATATCATCTTAGGGTTCACCGTGCTGGGCCTCgagagaaaatatatttcaaaccAGAAGAAGTGAAGGCTGCAATTGTTACTTGTGGTGGGCTTTGCCCTGGTCTTAATGATGTCATTAGACAGGTCAGCACCATACTTAAATGTCAATTTGCTGCTGGCATGATTGTAATTACCAACAACAGCTACGCTATTTGATTCAGCTCAGTGCTTTCATTGGTTGGTTATGTAATTGTTAACTggtttttaatttgtattttatgctaaaataaaaaattcatgttCAGTGTCTACTGACCAAGATCCTGGACATGAAATATGTCTCATATTGTTCTCTTGGTCAATAGATTTCAGTTTAACTTCAAAATACCATGTACCAAAGTTTTTCTTCTACTTTAGATGTGTTCATTCAAAATTCATGAATGAATTGTTTTGTGTTATGAAAGAAAAGTATTTACAgtaaattaattacattttggtAGTTAAAGTCTCACTTTCATGGTAAACTGATAAAGTAGGATGAAGTAATGATTGGATATTAACACCATAAATATAATGTTAGATTAAAGTTTCATGTTTAGTCTGAAACCTGAATGCTTTAGTGTTTATTGACCACTACATTCTTAAATTAATGAACTAGTGCAGATTGTCATCACACTGGAAATATATGGTGTAAAAAACATTGTGGGGATTCCTTTCGGTTATCGTGGATTCTCAGACAAAGGCTTGGCTGAAATGCCGGTAAGCATTGTTCTTTCCTAACAATGGTTTGTTAGAATATCGTGCTCCATCCTAGATTTTATATCGTTCATTTGGCTTGATTTTCAGCTATCGCGGAAAGTAGTCCAAAATATTCACCTTTCAGGTGGAAGCTTGTTAGGAGTTTCACGAGGAGGACCCTCTGTCAGTGATATTGTCTCTAGTATGGAGGTACTCCTAACTTTTGTACTATTTGTCAGATTAACTTAGTCTTGCAGGAATTgtagattttgaattaaaatagcCAGACTTAAAGAGGCCAAGTATGTAGTGTTTTTCTTATATGTTTCCAAAATTGATGTCAGGAAAGAGGAATCAACATGCTTTTTGTGCTAGGTGGAAATGGTACTCATGCTGGGGCTAATGCTATTCACGATGAGGTTCATATCAGATACTTATTTTACAGTCTGTATCTATAGAACAATTCATTAATCTTGAATTTggtatttcctttattttttactatCTTAAATTCAAAAGAGGAACTCAGAGAAACTAAGGTGGTTTCTTTTTTATCCCTTGATGTCTTAAGCAgtgtttataattttgtttaaccATTGGATTTAACTTCAAGGCAGTACAATGATTATGGGTAGCTGAAAGATTCAgatttattttccatattttgtatttctaagctctgttttttatttaaaatccacATGTATGTATGAATAATATATCAGATCAGGAGGGATATTAAAGGATCTTCTGTGATTAAGAATTCCTGAGAATTGTCAAAATCTTATGTCACAAATAGGGGGGGTTGGCTTTATGTTTTTCTAAATCTATATATTTGTACACTTTTGCTTTCAGTGCCGCAAAAGAAAGTTGAAAGTGGCTGTAGTTGGTGTGCCAAAAACTATTGACAATGACATTCTGTTGATGGACAAAACCTTTGGTTTTGATACTGCTGTTGAAGAAGCACAACGAGCGATCAACTCTGCATACATTGAGGTATATCAGCTTTGATTactttgatataaaaaaaaattgttcattGACTTTTAGAATTCATGCATTGTGCAATTCTTTTCTACTTAAATGTATGTGCAAAACCTCCCTCCTGTcacttaatattattttttctcctTCAATCAATTACCAGGCACATAGTGCTTACCATGGAATCGGTGTCGTGAAATTGATGGGTCGTAGTAGTGGTTTCATAGCCATGCAGTCATCCTTAGCTAGTGGACAAGTTGACATATGCTTGATTCCAGAGGTATTATGCTGACCGTTAACAATTAATTACAATCAGCTATGCCCATCACAGTCTTTAAATGCATGTTATTGATGCATCCAAATTATGCGTTCTCTAGGTACCTTTCAATTTGCATGGGCCTCATGGTGTATTAAGGCATCTGAAATACTTAATAGAGACAAAGGGATCGGCTGTGGTCTGTGTGGCAGAAGGAGCTGGACAGGTGACTTAATTTATATAGCTATTTGAGCCTTCTTGGAAGTGATAATTGTTCACAAGTTTGAAGTTTTAATGGTGTCTTGGAGTGGGCAAATAACTTTCCGTTAGGATGTCTAACTCAATGG includes the following:
- the LOC105787828 gene encoding ATP-dependent 6-phosphofructokinase 5, chloroplastic: METLSHTITTSASAKPRLPRNDNVHRRLLRFRHGFSSLNLGTLRSQRSSSGFFKVECSQQSSKNCIDFTDPDWKSKFQQDFERRFNIPHITDTFPDAHSFPSTFCLRMRTPVTEDFAEGYPSDEEWHGYINNNDRVLLKVIHYSSPTSAGAECIDPNCTWVEQWVHRAGPREKIYFKPEEVKAAIVTCGGLCPGLNDVIRQIVITLEIYGVKNIVGIPFGYRGFSDKGLAEMPLSRKVVQNIHLSGGSLLGVSRGGPSVSDIVSSMEERGINMLFVLGGNGTHAGANAIHDECRKRKLKVAVVGVPKTIDNDILLMDKTFGFDTAVEEAQRAINSAYIEAHSAYHGIGVVKLMGRSSGFIAMQSSLASGQVDICLIPEVPFNLHGPHGVLRHLKYLIETKGSAVVCVAEGAGQNLVEKTNATDASGNIVLGDIGVRIQQETKKYFKEIGIPADVKYIDPTYMIRACRANASDGILCTVLGQNAVHGAFAGYSGITVGICNTHYVYFPIPEVISHPREVDPNSRMWHRCLTSTGQPDFI